The following coding sequences lie in one Trichoderma breve strain T069 chromosome 1, whole genome shotgun sequence genomic window:
- a CDS encoding amino-transferase class IV domain-containing protein, giving the protein MADNFSLFTSLRYDPVLLEVAAKHIDYAGWNTANESPFYMLDYHRDRMLRAATHFQWDKAIQLLSGQEGLETLVKAAEEFIGPSQKTPLRFKVVVSREGIMSFEKNNTAAVGIENLFPLRLPSPGAPSTPQEAKRTPCWAIVLDNAQTAASEYTHFKTTKREMYDSSRQRLAIALTDEREVLLTNQDDGSIMEGSLTTPYFWRDGQWVTPPVSAAFNPEAGSGGQDGTSRRWALERGLAVEQQVSASSLVDGEECWISNGVRGFIAGVVRLK; this is encoded by the exons ATGGCGGACAACTTTTCCCTCTTTACGTCTCTTCGGTACGATCCTGTTTTACTAGAGGTTGCTGCCAAACATATCGATTACGCTGGATGGAATACTGCCAACGAGTCGCCCTTTTATATGCTCGACTACCACCGCGATCGTATGCTACGGGCAGCAACCCATTTCCAGTGGGACAAGGCAATCCAACTTCTCTCAGGCCAGGAGGGCTTAGAAACACTAGTCAAGGCAGCTGAAGAATTCATCGGTCCATCCCAAAAGACTCCGCTTCGCTTCAAAGTTGTTGTTAGCCGTGAAGGAATCATGAGCTTCGAGAAGAACAACACAGCCGCGGTTGGCATTGAAAATCTATTCCCTCTGCGGCTGCCTTCACCTGGTGCTCCATCAACCCCTCAAGAAGCCAAGAGAACTCCATGCTGGGCAATTGTGCTCGACAATGCTCAAACGGCAGCGTCAGAGTACACACATTTCAAGACGACAAAGAGGGAAATGTACGATTCTTCCCGTCAGAGACTTGCCATTGCGCTAACCGATGAGCGGGAGGTCTTGTTGACCAACCAAGACGATGGATCCATCATGGAGGGAAGCTTGACAACGCCTTATTTCTGGCGAGATGGACAATGGGTCACTCCACCAGTTTCTGCAGCCTTCAATCCGGAGGCTGGAAGTGGTGGTCAAGACGGCACCTCCAGACGATGGGCCTTGGAAAG GGGACTAGCCGTTGAGCAACAAGTGTCTGCGAGTTCTTTGGTTGATGGCGAAGAGTGCTGGATTAGCAATGGCGTTAGGGGGTTTATTGCTGGCGTTGTTCGTCTGAAATAG
- a CDS encoding tetratricopeptide repeat domain-containing protein, giving the protein MSQPLPSMPPGAVAVDASSSSTWDRISSWVSENKAVVYTIAGVAVVVTGAGVVYYLNSDSKSDASPKLSKKERRKRKEAERKAADTKASQPKATVETESELPEVDEASVLQLTSEVREQYAARLKQAGNKAYGDKAYNKAIELYSQAILCKPDAVFYSNRAACYSAMSEWEKVVEDTTAAITMDPDYVKAINRRATAYEHLKMYSEALLDFTASCIIDNFKSEATAQAVERLLKVFAEHKAKEVMASRPAKLPSPIFVGNYLQSFRQKPRPAALDDSVELPVDTGLGQLQLGFQGLEQKTAEGYEEARQAFEKAIELGDLGEHEALAYNLRGTMRTLLGNHAEATQDFDRSIELDPTMTQSYIKRASISLELGEPDKADAEFAKALEQDNDDPDVYYHRAQAHFIKGDLASAQKDYQKSIDLDKDFIFSHIQLGVTQYKMGSIASSMATFRRCIKNFPKVPDVYNYYGELLLDQGNFPEAIEKFDTAMEMEKQSKPMSMNVLPLINKALALFQSSADFKEAEKLCQKALIIDPECDIAVATMAQLLLQQNKVTEALKYFERAAELARTEGEIVNALSYAEATRTQVKVTEKYPKLAERLAGGPGGAPGLRMP; this is encoded by the exons ATGTCTCAACCGCTGCCGTCAATGCCTCCGGGCGCTGTTGCCGTCGACgcgagctcttcttccacctgGGATAGGATATCCTCGTGGGTTTCAGAGAACAAGGCCGTCGTCTACACCATTGCCGGCGTGGCCGTTGTCGTCACAGGTGCTGGAGTTGTCTATTATCTGAATTCCGATTCG AAATCCGATGCATCACCAAAGCTcagcaagaaagagaggaggaagcgcaAGGAAGCCGAGCGCAAGGCCGCCGACACAAAGGCCTCACAGCCCAAAGCCACCGTCGAGACCGAATCCGAGCTACCGGAAGTCGACGAGGCCTCTGTCCTGCAGCTGACCTCCGAGGTTCGAGAGCAGTACGCCGCCCGTCTGAAGCAGGCCGGTAACAAGGCATACGGAGACAAGGCGTacaacaaggccatcgagCTCTATTCCCAGGCTATTCTCTGCAAGCCTGATGCTGTCTTCTACTCTAACCGAGCTGCCTGCTATAGCGCCATGAGCGAGTGGGAAAAGGTCGTCGAGGACACCACGgctgccatcaccatggATCCGGATTACGTCAAGGCTATTAACCGTCGCGCCACTGCCTACGAGCACCTGAAGATGTACTCAGAGGCCCTGCTCGACTTCACTGCCTCTTGCATCATCGACAACTTCAAGAGCGAGGCGACTGCCCAGGCCGTTGAGAGGCTGCTCAAGGTCTTCGCCGAgcacaaggccaaggaggtcATGGCATCCAGACCCGCCAAGCTTCCTAGCCCCATCTTCGTCGGCAACTACCTCCAGAGCTTCCGACAGAAGCCTCGACCTGCTGCTCTTGACGACTCAGTCGAGCTTCCCGTCGACACCGGTCTCggacagctgcagcttggcttCCAGGGACTGGAGCAGAAGACTGCTGAAGGATACGAGGAGGCCAGGCAAGCGTTCGAGAAGGCCATAGAGCTGGGCGATCTCGGCGAGCATGAAGCTCTCGCTTACAACCTGCGGGGTACTATGCGCACCCTGCTCGGCAACCACGCCGAAGCTACCCAGGACTTTGACAGGAGCATCGAGCTCGACCCCACGATGACCCAGAGCTATATCAAGCGAGCTAGCATCAGCttggagctgggcgagcCGGACAAGGCGGACGCCGAGTTCGCCAAGGCCCTCGAGCAGGACAATGACGACCCCGACGTCTACTACCACCGCGCTCAGGCTCACTTCATCAAGGGCGACCTTGCTAGTGCGCAGAAGGACTACCAGAAATCTATCGACTTGGATAAggacttcatcttctcccatATCCAGCTGGGTGTCACGCAGTACAAGATGGGCTCCATTGCCTCATCCATGGCCACCTTCCGCCGATGCATCAAGAACTTCCCCAAGGTCCCCGACGTCTACAACTACTACGGCGAGCTGTTGCTAGACCAGGGCAACTTCCCCGAAGCCATTGAGAAGTTTGACACtgccatggagatggagaagcagtCCAAGCCCATGTCCATGAACGTGTTACCcctcatcaacaaggctCTGGCTCTCTTCCAGTCAAGTGCGGACttcaaggaggccgagaagctgtGCCAGAAGGCCCTTATCA TCGACCCCGAGTGTGATATTGCTGTTGCTACCATGGCACAGCTGTTGTTGCAGCAGAACAAGGTGACAGAGGCGCTCAAGTACTTCGAGCGCGCCGCCGAGCTTGCCCGAACCGAGGGCGAGATTGTCAACGCTCTTTCATACGCCGAGGCCACACGAACCCAGGTCAAGGTGACGGAGAAGTACCCCAAGCTGGCAGAAAGGTTAGCAGGCGGCCCAGGCGGCGCTCCCGGTCTGCGTATGCCTTAG
- a CDS encoding AAA domain-containing protein, which produces MNKDEGKEWEGRTQQFMRSYEWGRILIITGYKQQKRLLREILAELPEADVSRGLVSARTIDDSPSHQAEVVICDLVRTDKPGFMVEDERLEIMKTNHICNGSLIRKGRKNKLVFIEREGKGRATVHLHEYPQYKELWRAIKDHFDILKLEDTMRELMSSLDKTQLEKLWKLRELTSLDEDQIQELQRIHESMQTNADTLIRHFVQHILRLGRHAQRGINSPH; this is translated from the exons ATGAACAAAGACGAGGGCAAAGAGTGGGAAGGCCGCACCCAACAATTCATGAGGTCATACGAATGGGGCCGTATCCTGATTATAACGGGCTACAAACAGCAAAAACGCCTACTGCGAGAGATCCTGGCTGAACTCCCGGAAGCAGATGTCTCGCGCGGATTGGTGTCCGCCCGCACCATCGATGATTCGCCAAGCCACCAAGCTGAGGTGGTAATCTGCGATTTGGTCCGAACGGATAAACCAGGATTCATGGTGGAGGACGAACGTCTAGAGATTATGAAAACGAATCACATATG CAACGGCTCCCTTATCCGTAAAGGACGAAAGAACAAGCTCGT ATTCATCGAACGCGAAGGCAAAGGGAGAGCGACTGTTCATCTACACGAATATCCCCAGTATAAAGAGCTATGGAGAGCTATAAAGGACCATTTCGATATTCTGAAGCTTGAGGATACGATGCGTGAACTGATGTCGAGTCTCGACAAGACtcagctggagaagctgtggaAGCTTCGTGAGTTGACGAGTCTTGACGAGGACCAAATACAAGAACTACAGAGAATACACGAGAGTATGCAGACCAATGCTGATACCCTTATTCGACACTTCGTCCAACACATTTTGCGACTTGGCCGGCACGCACAGCGAGGAATCAATTCCCCCCACTGA
- a CDS encoding f-box-like domain-containing protein: MSPDGGVSMQEAISDGRAKYVAQRYKQALGSFTDAIKLCPCEIEKKKRKRSESVTQELDRNAEPDQEATSLPTLECGNPLHIQALNYRAGTFEKIPDLRRALADARRMMDVAPCSPEGYLRASKILRMEENSVDSLKVLTDGILIFLERGDFEVDDLRRLDKARNPLKPKFARIDPLGDFLSLSWMSKAHLPPELILDIFGRLELSTLCQCLRVSKSWKNALTAPASAQLWRSLLFTGASVPKKPISFDSLKKLLSYSSNNIRELVISDARKLYLDRRKFNAFLTAGIRLERLEVINPCEALDLMRPPTYLKYLNLEGFHRFYRPGSAGADPYRTFLLSIVRNIETLILSGLPRQWFGDMEVPLMPNLRHLKLSKGREQPWTLSVCALLKSTPQLEQLYLDSLLLDCRLPSGEEFDNSCVPNLKSVTIVDLKVLVLERGFNNLWLQQGRSSALEAHRCVTALNGGKKLRALDIHYNWQYTNTEQTTNDIFSRMYQDPSYEYENLEFLRFSKLVLAPNLAERLFGSSIRSGKLSSFDICFPLPRYSEVTGQTSWEHILKYKWLEGAESIRCLGIYDFSFKTYTKGLDHPLVQFLQTFPLLEEVKLGSANSGPAEYLLTAQDVIKFVKLKRIEVADISGESFDRIRRLARQEGVSLTWEAEKPKWPRDFKDS; the protein is encoded by the exons ATGTCGCCTGATGGCGGGGTTTCAATGCAAGAAGCTATTTCAGATGGCCGTGCTAAATATGTAGCCCAGCGTTACAAGCAGGCCCTTGGCTCTTTTACTGAT GCTATCAAGCTTTGCCCATGTGagatagaaaagaaaaagaggaagcgaAGCGAGTCAGTGACCCAGGAGCTCGACCGAAATGCAGAACCAGACCAAGAAGCTACCAGTTTGCCAACACTCGAATGCGGCAATCCTCTTCATATCCAAGCTCTCAACTACCGAGCTGGAACATTTGAAAAGATCCCAGATCTTCGTCGAGCGCTAGCTGATGCGCGGAGGATGATGGACGTTGCGCCATGCTCGCCCGAA GGCTATCTTCGAGCAAGCAAGATTCtgaggatggaagaaaaCTCAGTAGACTCACTCAAAGTATTGACGGATGGCATTCTGATATTTCTTGAAAGAGGCGACTTTGAAGTCGATGATCTCCGA CGTCTTGACAAAGCTCGAAATCCCCTCAAACCGAAATTTGCCAGGATTGACCCCTTGGGTGACTTTCTGAGTCTTAGTTGGATGTCAAAGGCTCATCTACCACCGGAGCTTATACTGGATATATTTGGCCGCTTGGAACTATCAACGCTGTG CCAATGTCTGCGTGTCTCCAAATCTTGGAAGAACGCATTGACAGCGCCAGCAAGTGCACAACTCTGGAGATCGCTCCTATTCACTGGTGCTTCGGTACCCAAAAAGCCCATTTCATTCGACTCCCTAAAGAAATTGCTCTCCTACTCATCGAACAATATTAGGGAGCTTGTAATAAGCGATGCTCGCAAACTATACCTGGATCGGAGGAAATTCAACGCCTTCTTGACCGCCGGAATCAGACTGGAACGCTTGGAGGTAATTAACCCGTGTGAAGCCCTAGATCTCATGCGGCCTCCAACCTATCTCAAATATTTGAATCTTGAAGGATTCCATCGTTTCTACAGGCCTGGTTCTGCAGGCGCGGACCCCTATCGGACCTTTCTATTGTCCATTGTTCGTAATATAGAGACTCTCATTCTATCGGGACTTCCTAGACAATGGTTCGGCGACATGGAGGTGCCTCTGATGCCTAATTTGAGACACCTCAAGTTGTCCAAGGGTAGAGAACAACCGTGGACATTGTCTGTT TGTGCTCTGTTGAAAAGCACTCCCCAGCTTGAACAACTCTATTTGGATAGCCTCCTTTTGGATTGCAGGCTTCCAAGTGGTGAAGAATTCGACAATTCCTGTGTTCCCAATCTCAAATCTGTCACCATTGTGGATCTGAAAGTGTTAGTGTTGGAAAGGGGTTTCAACAACCTTTGGCTTCAGCAGGGCCGATCATCTGCCCTGGAAGCGCATAGATGCGTAACAGCTTTGAATGGCGGAAAGAAACTCAGGGCTCTGGATATACACTATAACTGGCAGTACACCAACACTGAGCAGACGACCAACGATATATTCAGTCGCATGTACCAAGACCCTTCATACGAATACGAAAATCTAGAGTTTTTGCGCTTCTCCAAGCTGGTCTTGGCACCAAACTTAGCAGAGAGGCTGTTTGGATCGTCTATAAGATCAGGAAAACTATCTTCGTTTGACATTTGTTTCCCTCTCCCCAGATACAGCGAGGTAACCGGGCAAACGAGTTGGGAACACATCCTGAAGTATAAATGGCTGGAAGGGGCTGAGAGCATTCGATGCCTCGGCATCTATGACTTCAGCTTCAAGACTTATACGAAGGGATTGGATCACCCGCTGGTCCAATTTCTACAAACATTTCCGCTTCTGGAAGAGGTGAAGCTGGGGTCAGCCAATTCTGGGCCCGCGGAATACCTGCTCACGGCCCAAGATGTTATAAAGTTCGTGAAACTGAAACGCATAGAAGTTGCGGATATATCTGGCGAATCTTTTGATAGAATTCGGCGGCTGGCGAGACAAGAAGGCGTCAGCCTGACCtgggaggctgagaagccaAAGTGGCCTAGGGACTTCAAAGACAGTTAG